In the genome of Luteitalea pratensis, the window CTGCGTGGCTCCCGAAGGCCTGGCCCCATTCCAGGTCGGCATCGTCCTTGCTGACTCTACAGTCGGCAAGGAATCACGAAGGGAGCCACATGTGAGCGCCATGAAGGCAGTTGTCTTTGGTGGCACCAATCAACTGCGCATCGAAGAGCGTCCGATTCCGGTTCCGGGGACGGGCGAGGCGGTCATCCGCATCACGACGACGACGATCTGCGGGACAGACGTCCACATCGTGCGAGGCGAGTATCCGGTGCGTCCCGGGCTGATCCTCGGGCACGAACCCGTCGGCGTGATCGCGGCACTCGGTGACGGGCTGGAGCCCGAATACCGCATCGGTCAACGTGTCATCGTCGGGGCCATCACGCCGTGCGGGCAGTGCTTCAGCTGTCTCGGCGGTTCGCACGCACAGTGCGGAGGTCCGCTGGGCGGATGGCGCTTCGGCAACACCATCGACGGCGCATGGGCCGAGTACCTGCGCGTGCCGGATGCGCGGGCCAACCTCGCGGTGATACCGGACAGCTTGAGTGACGAGCAGGTCGTCCTGCTGCCAGACATCTTCTCGACCGGACTCAGCGGCGCCGAGAGCGGCAATGTGCGCGTGGGTGACGCGGTCGCCGTATTCGCTCAGGGTCCAATCGGCCTGTGCGCGACCTTGGGTGCCAAACTTCGCGGCGCCGCGCTCATTGTCGGTGTCGATGCGGTCCCTGAGCGCCTCGAGATGGCACGCCGCTTCGGTGCGACGCATGTGGTCAATGTGCGCGAGCAGGACCCAGTAGCGGAGATTCGCCGCTTGACGGGCGGCCGCGGCGTCGACGTCGCCATCGAGGCGCTGGGCCGGCAGGAAACGTTCGAGAATGCTTTGCGTTCTACCCGGCCTGGGGGGACGGTCTCGAGCCTCGGTGTGTACTCGGGAAAGCTGGTCGCCCCGTACGAGGCCATTCACGCCGGATTGGGAGACCAGCGGATCGTGATGACGCTGTGCCCGGGTGGCAAGGAGCGCATGCGCCGGTTGCTCGAACTGGTGGCCCACGACCGCGTGGATCTGACGCCGCTGGTGACGCACCATTTCGCGTTCGACGACATTCACGAGGCCTTCGAGATGTTCAGCAGTCAGAGGGCTGGTGTGATGAAAATCGCATTGACACCGCAGGCCGTAGGTGAACTGGTAGCCCAGCGCGTGACTGCTCGTGCGTTCAGGCAGTAGAACGGCAGACACTCGGACACGGCGCCGAGGTGTTCTGCCTGGGCGCCGGTTTGCGACCCGGGAGGCACCATGCGCGCCGTGGCAGCTCATGTCGTAGATGGACACGTCAGTCGTGGCTTCGAGGCGGTCCGCGACGCGTTCGAGGCGAACTT includes:
- a CDS encoding zinc-binding dehydrogenase yields the protein MSAMKAVVFGGTNQLRIEERPIPVPGTGEAVIRITTTTICGTDVHIVRGEYPVRPGLILGHEPVGVIAALGDGLEPEYRIGQRVIVGAITPCGQCFSCLGGSHAQCGGPLGGWRFGNTIDGAWAEYLRVPDARANLAVIPDSLSDEQVVLLPDIFSTGLSGAESGNVRVGDAVAVFAQGPIGLCATLGAKLRGAALIVGVDAVPERLEMARRFGATHVVNVREQDPVAEIRRLTGGRGVDVAIEALGRQETFENALRSTRPGGTVSSLGVYSGKLVAPYEAIHAGLGDQRIVMTLCPGGKERMRRLLELVAHDRVDLTPLVTHHFAFDDIHEAFEMFSSQRAGVMKIALTPQAVGELVAQRVTARAFRQ